The following proteins are co-located in the Pseudomonas fluorescens genome:
- the yidD gene encoding membrane protein insertion efficiency factor YidD: MRKLALVPIQFYRYAISPLMADHCRFYPSCSCYALEAIENHGLLRGGWLAFRRLGRCHPWNPGGFDPVPPIPTSRSSSMAE, encoded by the coding sequence ATGCGTAAACTGGCCCTCGTTCCGATCCAGTTTTACCGTTATGCCATTAGTCCTCTGATGGCCGACCACTGTCGTTTCTACCCCAGTTGTTCCTGCTACGCGTTAGAGGCCATAGAAAATCATGGTCTTCTGCGCGGTGGCTGGCTGGCCTTTCGTCGTTTAGGCCGCTGTCATCCGTGGAATCCCGGTGGTTTTGACCCGGTTCCACCTATCCCTACCTCCCGTTCTTCTTCGATGGCCGAGTAA
- the rnpA gene encoding ribonuclease P protein component, which produces MSQDFSREKRLLTPRHFKAVFDSPTGKVPGKNLLLLARNNDLDHPRLGLVIGKKSVKLSVERNRLKRLMRESFRLHQDTLVGWDIVIVARKGLGDVENPELIQHFGKLWKRLARTNKPAPAVSTETVGVDSTNA; this is translated from the coding sequence GTGAGTCAGGACTTCAGTCGGGAAAAGCGTCTGCTAACCCCCCGGCACTTCAAGGCAGTCTTTGACTCCCCCACCGGCAAGGTTCCGGGGAAAAATCTCCTGCTCCTTGCGCGTAACAACGATCTGGATCACCCCCGTCTCGGGTTGGTGATCGGCAAGAAGAGCGTAAAGCTCTCCGTTGAGCGCAATCGCCTCAAGCGTCTGATGCGCGAATCGTTTCGCCTCCACCAGGACACTCTGGTTGGTTGGGATATTGTTATCGTCGCGCGCAAAGGCTTGGGGGATGTAGAAAACCCCGAATTGATTCAGCATTTCGGCAAGCTCTGGAAACGTTTGGCGCGTACCAACAAGCCAGCACCAGCAGTCAGCACCGAAACTGTAGGGGTAGACAGCACCAATGCGTAA
- the yidC gene encoding membrane protein insertase YidC, whose product MDIKRTILIVALAIVSYVMVLKWNQDYGQAALPTQNVATNQAAPAIPDTPLGNNASASADVPSANADTSTPVETPVVTNKDLIHVKTDVLDLAIDPQGGDIAQLKLPLYPRRQDHPDVPFQLFDNGGERVYLAQSGLTGTDGPDARATGRPVYSTEQKTYQLADGQNQLNVDLKFSHDGVNYIKRFSFTRGLYDLKVTYLIDNESAKPWTGNLFAQLKRDNSADPSSSTATGTATYLGAALWTSSEPYKKVSMKDIDKGALKETVQGGWVAWLQHYFVTAWIPNKGEANLVQTRKDSQGNYIIGFTGPALTVAPGAKAETSATLYAGPKSQAVLKELSPGLELTVDYGILWFIAQPIFWLLQHIHSIVGNWGFSIILLTMLIKGIFFPLSAASYKSMARMRAVAPKLAALKEQHGDDRQKMSQAMMELYKKEKINPLGGCLPILVQMPVFLSLYWVLLESVEMRQAPFMLWITDLSIKDPFFILPIIMGATMFIQQRLNPTPPDPMQAKVMKMMPIIFTFFFLWFPAGLVLYWVVNNCLSISQQWYITRKIEAATKKAAA is encoded by the coding sequence ATGGATATTAAACGCACGATCCTGATCGTCGCCCTGGCAATCGTGTCCTATGTCATGGTTCTTAAGTGGAACCAGGACTATGGCCAGGCTGCCCTGCCGACTCAGAATGTTGCTACCAATCAGGCTGCTCCGGCTATTCCGGACACCCCGTTGGGTAACAATGCGTCCGCCAGTGCCGATGTACCCAGCGCGAATGCCGATACCAGCACCCCTGTAGAAACGCCGGTTGTCACTAACAAAGACCTCATCCACGTAAAAACGGATGTGCTCGACCTGGCTATCGACCCTCAAGGTGGTGATATCGCGCAGTTGAAACTGCCGCTGTATCCACGTCGCCAAGACCATCCGGATGTTCCGTTCCAGCTGTTCGATAATGGCGGCGAACGTGTTTATCTGGCCCAAAGTGGCCTGACCGGCACTGACGGTCCGGATGCTCGTGCTACCGGTCGTCCGGTTTATTCGACCGAACAAAAGACTTATCAACTGGCTGATGGCCAGAACCAGTTGAACGTTGACCTGAAATTCAGTCACGACGGCGTCAATTACATCAAGCGTTTCAGCTTCACCCGTGGTTTGTACGACTTGAAGGTCACTTACCTGATCGACAACGAAAGCGCCAAACCGTGGACGGGCAACCTGTTTGCCCAGCTTAAGCGTGACAACAGCGCCGATCCTTCTTCCAGCACTGCCACCGGCACCGCGACTTACCTGGGCGCCGCCCTGTGGACAAGTAGCGAGCCGTACAAAAAAGTGTCGATGAAAGACATCGACAAGGGCGCGCTGAAAGAAACAGTCCAAGGTGGATGGGTCGCCTGGTTGCAGCACTACTTCGTGACCGCATGGATCCCGAACAAGGGTGAAGCCAACCTGGTTCAAACCCGCAAAGACAGCCAAGGCAACTACATCATTGGTTTTACTGGCCCGGCGTTGACCGTCGCTCCAGGTGCCAAGGCTGAAACCAGCGCCACGCTGTATGCCGGCCCGAAAAGCCAAGCGGTACTGAAAGAGTTGTCCCCAGGTCTGGAACTGACTGTGGACTACGGCATTCTGTGGTTCATTGCCCAGCCGATCTTCTGGTTGCTGCAACATATCCACAGCATCGTTGGTAACTGGGGCTTCTCGATCATCTTACTGACCATGCTGATCAAAGGGATCTTCTTCCCTCTGTCGGCAGCCAGCTACAAGTCGATGGCACGTATGCGGGCCGTGGCTCCGAAACTGGCCGCGCTGAAAGAGCAACATGGTGATGACCGGCAGAAAATGTCGCAGGCCATGATGGAGCTGTACAAGAAAGAGAAGATCAACCCGCTGGGTGGATGCTTGCCGATTCTGGTACAGATGCCGGTGTTCCTGTCGCTTTACTGGGTACTCCTGGAAAGCGTCGAAATGCGCCAGGCTCCGTTCATGCTGTGGATAACTGACCTGTCGATCAAAGACCCGTTCTTTATCCTGCCGATCATCATGGGCGCGACCATGTTTATCCAGCAGCGCTTGAACCCGACTCCGCCGGACCCGATGCAAGCCAAGGTAATGAAAATGATGCCAATCATCTTCACCTTCTTCTTCCTGTGGTTCCCTGCAGGTCTGGTGCTGTACTGGGTGGTCAACAACTGCCTGTCGATCTCTCAACAGTGGTACATCACACGTAAAATTGAAGCGGCTACCAAAAAAGCTGCAGCATAA
- the dnaA gene encoding chromosomal replication initiator protein DnaA yields the protein MSVELWQQCVELLREELPAQQFNTWIRPLQVEAEGDELRVYAPNRFVLDWVNEKYLSRVLELLDEHGNGLAPVLSLLIGSKRSSAPRAAPNAPLAASASQAQAAVAPVNNSPAPVAQTPSKSASQKNAPINEEPSRDSFDPMAGASSQQAPVRAEQRTVQVEGALKHTSYLNRTFTFENFVEGKSNQLARAAAWQVADNPKHGYNPLFLYGGVGLGKTHLMHAVGNHLLKKNPNAKVVYLHSERFVADMVKALQLNAINEFKRFYRSVDALLIDDIQFFARKERSQEEFFHTFNALLEGGQQVILTSDRYPKEIEGLEERLKSRFGWGLTVAVEPPELETRVAILMKKADQAKVDLPHDAAFFIAQRIRSNVRELEGALKRVIAHSHFMGRDITIELIRESLKDLLALQDKLVSVDNIQRTVAEYYKIKISDLLSKRRSRSVARPRQVAMALSKELTNHSLPEIGDVFGGRDHTTVLHACRKINELKESDADIREDYKNLLRTLTT from the coding sequence GTGTCAGTGGAACTTTGGCAGCAGTGCGTGGAGCTTTTGCGCGAAGAGCTGCCTGCCCAGCAATTCAACACCTGGATCCGTCCGCTACAGGTCGAAGCCGAAGGCGACGAGTTGCGTGTCTACGCGCCGAATCGTTTTGTTCTCGACTGGGTCAATGAGAAGTACCTGAGCCGCGTTCTCGAATTGCTCGATGAGCACGGTAATGGCCTTGCGCCTGTGCTTTCCTTATTAATAGGCAGCAAACGCAGCTCTGCACCGCGTGCTGCGCCGAATGCGCCGTTGGCCGCGAGTGCCTCTCAGGCTCAGGCAGCAGTGGCACCTGTTAATAACTCACCCGCACCGGTCGCCCAGACGCCTTCGAAATCAGCGTCGCAAAAAAACGCACCTATAAATGAAGAGCCGTCGCGCGACAGCTTCGATCCAATGGCCGGTGCCAGCTCTCAGCAAGCGCCGGTCCGCGCAGAACAGCGCACCGTCCAGGTAGAAGGTGCGCTCAAGCACACCAGTTACTTGAACCGTACGTTCACCTTCGAAAACTTCGTCGAAGGTAAATCCAACCAGCTGGCCCGCGCGGCAGCCTGGCAGGTGGCCGATAACCCCAAGCATGGTTACAACCCGCTGTTCCTTTATGGTGGTGTTGGCTTGGGTAAGACGCACTTGATGCATGCTGTGGGTAACCACCTATTAAAGAAGAACCCGAATGCCAAGGTCGTGTACCTGCACTCGGAGCGCTTCGTAGCGGACATGGTCAAGGCGTTGCAGCTCAACGCCATCAACGAGTTCAAGCGTTTCTACCGCTCGGTTGATGCCTTGCTGATCGATGACATTCAATTCTTCGCTCGCAAGGAACGTTCCCAGGAAGAGTTTTTCCACACCTTTAACGCGTTGCTCGAAGGTGGCCAACAGGTCATCTTGACCAGTGACCGTTATCCGAAGGAAATCGAAGGCCTGGAAGAGCGTTTGAAGTCGCGCTTTGGCTGGGGGCTGACCGTTGCGGTAGAGCCGCCGGAGCTGGAAACCCGCGTCGCGATCCTGATGAAAAAGGCCGACCAGGCGAAAGTCGATCTGCCCCACGATGCTGCTTTCTTTATCGCTCAACGCATTCGCTCCAACGTGCGTGAGTTGGAAGGTGCGCTCAAGCGGGTCATTGCTCACTCGCACTTCATGGGTCGCGACATCACCATCGAGTTGATTCGGGAATCCCTGAAAGACCTGCTGGCACTGCAAGACAAGCTGGTGAGTGTGGATAACATTCAGCGCACCGTGGCTGAGTACTACAAGATCAAGATTTCTGACCTGCTTTCCAAGCGCCGCTCGCGCTCGGTGGCACGTCCTCGTCAGGTGGCCATGGCGCTCTCCAAAGAGCTGACCAACCACAGCCTGCCGGAAATCGGTGATGTGTTTGGCGGTCGCGACCACACCACGGTCTTGCACGCGTGCCGCAAGATCAACGAACTTAAGGAATCCGACGCGGATATTCGCGAGGACTACAAGAACCTGCTGCGTACACTGACTACTTGA
- the rpmH gene encoding 50S ribosomal protein L34 translates to MKRTFQPSTIKRARTHGFRARMATKNGRAVLSRRRAKGRARLAV, encoded by the coding sequence ATGAAACGTACTTTCCAACCAAGCACCATCAAACGCGCCCGTACTCACGGCTTCCGTGCTCGCATGGCTACCAAGAACGGCCGTGCTGTCCTGTCGCGTCGCCGCGCCAAAGGTCGTGCGCGTCTGGCAGTTTGA
- the dnaN gene encoding DNA polymerase III subunit beta: protein MHFTIQREALLKPLQLVAGVVERRQTLPVLSNVLLVVEGQQLSLTGTDLEVELVGRVQLEEPAEPGEITVPARKLMDICKSLPNDALIDIKVDEQKLVVKAGRSRFTLSTLPANDFPTVEEGPGSLTCSLEQSKLRRLIERTSFAMAQQDVRYYLNGMLLEVSEGIIRAVATDGHRLAMCSMKADIGQPDRHQVIVPRKGILELARLLTEPDGNVSIVLGQHHIRATTGEFTFTSKLVDGKFPDYERVLPKGGDKLVIGDRQALREAFSRTAILSNEKYRGIRLQLANGQLKIQANNPEQEEAEEEVGVDYNGGSLEIGFNVSYLLDVLGVMTTEQVRLILSDSNSSALVQESDNDDSAYVVMPMRL from the coding sequence ATGCATTTCACCATTCAACGCGAAGCCCTGTTGAAACCCCTGCAACTGGTCGCAGGCGTCGTCGAGCGCCGACAGACCTTGCCGGTGCTCTCCAACGTATTGCTGGTGGTCGAAGGCCAGCAATTGTCCTTGACCGGTACCGACCTGGAAGTCGAGCTGGTTGGCCGTGTTCAACTGGAAGAGCCTGCTGAGCCGGGCGAAATCACTGTGCCAGCACGCAAGCTGATGGACATCTGCAAGAGCCTGCCCAACGACGCGCTGATCGACATCAAGGTTGATGAGCAGAAGCTGGTGGTCAAGGCCGGTCGAAGCCGTTTCACCCTGTCGACGTTGCCTGCCAACGACTTCCCAACGGTGGAAGAGGGCCCGGGCTCGCTGACCTGCAGCCTGGAGCAAAGCAAGCTGCGCCGTTTGATCGAGCGCACCAGCTTCGCCATGGCCCAGCAGGACGTACGTTACTACCTCAACGGCATGTTGCTGGAAGTATCGGAAGGCATTATCCGCGCCGTTGCCACCGATGGTCACCGTCTGGCCATGTGCTCGATGAAGGCCGATATCGGCCAGCCTGACCGTCACCAGGTGATTGTGCCGCGTAAAGGTATTCTTGAGCTTGCGCGTTTGCTCACCGAGCCGGATGGCAATGTCAGCATCGTCCTGGGTCAACACCACATCCGCGCTACCACTGGCGAATTCACCTTCACCTCTAAGCTGGTTGATGGCAAGTTCCCGGACTACGAGCGCGTGCTGCCTAAAGGTGGCGACAAGCTGGTGATTGGTGATCGTCAGGCGCTGCGTGAAGCGTTCAGCCGTACTGCGATTCTGTCGAACGAAAAGTACCGTGGTATTCGCCTGCAACTGGCCAACGGTCAGCTGAAAATTCAGGCCAATAACCCGGAGCAGGAAGAGGCTGAAGAAGAAGTGGGTGTCGACTACAACGGCGGCTCGCTCGAAATCGGCTTTAACGTGAGCTACCTGCTGGACGTGCTGGGTGTAATGACCACCGAACAGGTTCGCCTGATTCTGTCGGACTCCAACAGCAGCGCCCTGGTGCAGGAATCCGACAACGACGACTCGGCTTACGTTGTTATGCCGATGCGCCTGTAA